From the genome of Triticum aestivum cultivar Chinese Spring chromosome 3B, IWGSC CS RefSeq v2.1, whole genome shotgun sequence, one region includes:
- the LOC123072845 gene encoding vacuolar-processing enzyme, translating to MATASPRLLPLALLLLLLAVAHAGTPRLVLEPTLRLPSQRAAAGQGDDGSVGTRWAVLVAGSNGYQNYRHQADICHAYQILKKGGLKDENIIVFMYDDIAHNRENPRPGVIINHPQGGDVYAGVPKDYTGKEVNVKNLFAVLLGNKTAVSGGSGKVVDSGPNDHIFVFYSDHGGPGVIGMPTNPYVYGDDLVDVLKKKHAAGTYKSLVFYLEACEAGSVFEGLLPNDIGVYATTASNAEESSWGTYCPGEYPSPPPEYDTCLGDLYSISWMEDSDVHNLRTESLKQQYDLVKKRTAAQNSYSYGSHVMQYGSLDLNAQHLFLYIGSNPANNNTTLVEDNSLPSFSRAVNQRDADLVYFWRRYRKLAESSPEKNDARKQLLEMMSHRSHIDNSVELIGNLLFGSADGPMVLKTVRPDGEPLVDDWSCLKSTVRAFESQCGSLAQYGMKHMRFFANICNAGILPEAMVKVTAQACTSIPTNPWSATHRGFSA from the exons ATGGCGACGGCGTCACCCCGCCTCCTtccgctcgcgctgctgctcctcCTGCTCGCCGTGGCGCACGCCGGCACCCCACGGCTGGTCCTGGAGCCCACCCTTCGGCTGCCGTCGCAGCGCGCGGCGGCCGGGCAGGGGGACGATGGCTCCGTCGGGACCAGGtgggccgtcctcgtcgccggctccAACGGCTACCAGAACTACCGCCACCAG GCAGATATTTGCCACGCCTACCAGATCTTGAAGAAGGGTGGTCTCAAGGATGAGAACATCATTGTCTTCATGTACGACGATATTGCGCACAACCGGGAGAACCCAAGGCCGGGCGTCATCATCAACCACCCCCAAGGTGGAGATGTCTATGCTGGGGTCCCTAAG GACTACACTGGGAAGGAGGTTAATGTCAAGAACTTGTTTGCTGTCCTGCTCGGTAATAAAACCGCTGTGAGTGGTGGGAGTGGCAAAGTCGTGGACAGTGGTCCTAATGATCACATTTTTGTGTTTTACAGTGACCATGGGGGTCCTGGGGTCATTG GGATGCCTACCAATCCATACGTTTACGGTGACGACCTTGTAGATGTCTTGAAGAAAAAGCATGCTGCTGGAACCTACAAAAGCCTG GTATTTTACCTTGAAGCTTGTGAAGCCGGGAGCGTCTTCGAGGGGCTTCTGCCGAATGACATCGGTGTCTACGCGACCACCGCGTCGAACGCAGAGGAGAGCAGTTGGGGAACGTATTGCCCTGGCGAGTACCCCAGCCCTCCGCCGGAATACGACACCTGCTTGGGCGACCTGTACAGCATTTCTTGGATGGAAGACAG TGATGTGCACAACCTGAGAACTGAGTCTCTGAAGCAGCAATATGACTTG GTCAAGAAGAGAACAGCAGCTCAGAACTCATACAGCTATGGTTCCCATGTGATGCAATACGGTTCTCTGGACCTGAACGCTCAACATCTCTTCTTGTACATTGGTTCAAATCCTGCTAACAATAACACTACATTGGTTGAAGATAACTCACTGCCGTCCTTCTCAAGAGCTGTTAATCAGAGGGATGCTGATCTTGTTTACTTCTGGCGCAGG TACCGGAAATTGGCTGAGAGTTCCCCTGAGAAAAACGATGCCCGGAAGCAATTGCTTGAAATGATGAGTCATAGATCGCATATCGACAATAGCGTCGAGCTGATTGGAAACCTTTTGTTTGGTTCTGCCGATGGTCCAATGGTTCTAAAGACTGTTCGCCCAGACGGTGAGCCTCTTGTTGATGACTGGAGTTGTCTCAAGTCTACG GTGCGTGCTTTTGAATCACAATGTGGCTCGCTGGCGCAGTATGGAATGAAGCACATGCGGTTCTTTGCAAACATCTGCAATGCCGGCATTCTTCCTGAAGCGATGGTGAAGGTGACCGCTCAGGCATGCACCAGCATCCCAACAAACCCCTGGAGTGCCACACACAGAGGTTTTAGTGCTTAA